The following proteins are co-located in the Palaemon carinicauda isolate YSFRI2023 chromosome 30, ASM3689809v2, whole genome shotgun sequence genome:
- the LOC137623659 gene encoding uncharacterized protein produces MVDHSTRWLEATQMSEATTQACAEALPSSWISRFGIPDDITTDRGSAFLSEIWLFLANLMGTTLHSTMAYNPAANGMVERTHCTLKAALMARCTDEHYKAQLLWVLLGLRTAPRADGEPSPAEKVYGEALTVPGEFFPASTDDTKLDQLREIAWKFRPCLKTYEDRTRHFMPKNLDNCDYVFIRVDAHHQPLTRSYRGPYKVIRRTAKSFLLNIHGQEDWMTIDRLKPAYLESNKKITAGPGRPKIPPQNKSSTKREKTTQRQGKTIPPKQSNLPLHSSIRGELLHPPRYRD; encoded by the coding sequence atGGTCGACCactccactagatggttagaagcaactcAGATGTCTGAAGCAACCACCCAGGCCTGCGCCGAAGCTCTCCCGTCGAGTTGGATCAGCCGTTTCGGTATCCCCGATGATATCACGACGGACCGAGGTTCTgccttcttgtcagagatctggctctttctggcaaacctgatgggaacgacactccacagcaccatggcatacaaccctgcagcgaacggcatggtcgagagaactcattgcacactcaaggcagccctgatggcgagatgtacTGACGAACATTACAAAGCGCAACTCCTATGGGTactccttggccttcgcaccgctccCAGGGCAGACGGTGAACCTTCCCCTGCAGAGAAGGTCTACGGCGAAGCGCTTACAGTCCCTGGCGAGTTCTTCCCTGCATCTACCGACGACACCAAGCTAGATCAACTGAGAGAGATCGCCtggaaattcagaccatgcctgaaaacatatgaggacaggaccagacacttcatgcCCAAGAACCTAGACAACTGTGACTATGTCTTCATCCGGGTCGATGCTCACCACCAACCCCTGACTAGATCTTATCGCGGCCCTTACAAGGTCATCAGAAGAacagctaaatctttcctcttgaacatccacggacaagaagattggatgacgatcgaccgattaaaaccagcgtaccttgaaagcaacaagaagatcacTGCGGGACCTGGTAGACCCAAgattccacctcagaacaaatcatccaccaaacgggagaaaaccacgcaacgacaggggaaaacgattcctccgaagcagagcaaccttcccctccaTTCAAGCATCAGAGGGGAACTACTTCACCCTCCACGATACAGGGATTAA